In Scylla paramamosain isolate STU-SP2022 chromosome 17, ASM3559412v1, whole genome shotgun sequence, one DNA window encodes the following:
- the LOC135108260 gene encoding uncharacterized protein LOC135108260 — protein sequence MRRKNTMKDIQGKKKTTSLNIIQRLLTCEHVKTLMANAIDCLKNEKSCPVLISEFTSLRDTLITVFMVSSLRRIMEFSEFRLSEYLERKIVSSEESMYVIKIARHKTAVKGPSLVYLTTDQEKALTSYIQFYRPLAVPCLSPDCFIFPFSTNQIGGCCMKLDFSGLGKVIRRVATLAGLDTKITSRILRRSQITALWESDADPGWRTKVADQCSHSLDTAARYYEYSEKVKPGLDVVKKLSRIREAMEKELNSKDGEDDETVLPSIPMEGLQEETQHDEGEDGDEALVHPLKPMEGLQEQTQHDEGEDGDEAFVHPSNSTKAGSGLAQLQEPSSHVEPNVDLLGNDSNPDDGLVHPSVSELSMPLSVGLPDDLSVGTIWTAKTDNSGEPRTPVKPSTASTYKDIVEAIESCNQSQDKDHYIVRWNAVREYLIRKNPAYQLLTVKQLRDKYKYMKKVKKMMK from the exons atgagaagaaagaacactATGAAAGATattcaaggaaagaaaaagacaacgtCTCTGAATATTATACAAAGGCTGCTGACATGTGAGCATGTAAAAACACTGATGGCAAACGCCATAGATTGCTTGAAAAATGAGAAGAGCTGTCCAGTGCTCATAAGTGAGTTTACCTCTCTTAGGGACACACTGATAACAGTTTTTATGGTGAGCTCCCTAAGGAGAATCATGGAATTTTCTGAATTCCGTCTTTCGGAATATCTTGAGAGAAAAATTGTTTCAAGTGAAGAAAGCATGTATGTCATAAAAATTGCACGACATAAGACGGCAGTAAAGGGGCCATCATTGGTCTACTTGACCACAGACCAAGAAAAAGCACTGACATCTTACATTCAGTTTTATAGACCCCTTGCAGTACCATGCTTGTCTCCAGATTGCTTCATTTTCCCATTCAGCACAAACCAAATTGGAGGGTGCTGTATGAAGCTGGACTTTTCTGGATTAGGTAAAGTGATCAGACGGGTGGCAACTCTCGCAGGGCTTGACACCAAGATAACCTCAAGAATACTAAGAAGATCTCAAATAACAGCATTATGGGAAAGTGATGCTGATCCAGGGTGGCGTACTAAAGTTGCCGATCAATGTTCACATTCATTAGACACTGCTGCAAGGTATTATGAATACTCAGAAAAAGTGAAACCTGGCCTGGATGTGGTCAAGAAGCTATCCAGAATCCGTGAGGCCATGGAAAAAGAATTGAATAGCAAGGATGGAGAGGATGATGAGACAGTCCTTCCCTCAAT ACCCATGGAAGGTCTTCAAGAAGAAACACAACatgatgagggagaggatggtGACGAGGCACTCGTTCATCCCTTAAA aCCCATGGAAGGTCTTCAAGAACAGACACAACatgatgagggagaggatggtGATGAGGCATTCGTTCATCCCTCAAA cTCTACCAAGGCTGGTTCTGGATTAGCACAGCTACAAGAGCCATCGTCACATGTGGAGCCAAATGTCGATCTGCTGGGAAATGATAGCAACCCAGATGATGGCTTAGTACATCCCTCAGT GAGTGAGCTCAGCATGCCACTCTCTGTGGGACTTCCCGACGACTTGAGCGTAGGGACGATCTGGACAGCAAAAACAGACAATTCAGGAGAACCAAGAACGCCAGTGAAGCCTTCGACAGCTTCCACTTATAAAGATATCGTGGAAGCTATTGAATCCTGCAATCAAAGTCAAGATAAAGACCATTACATTGTTCGATGGAATGCAGTCAGGGAATATCTCATTAGAAAAAATCCTGCATATCAGCTTCTAACCGTAAAACAGCTTAGagataaatacaaatatatgaaaaaggtaaagaaaatgatgaaatag
- the LOC135108262 gene encoding uncharacterized protein LOC135108262 → MVNLLQSVACAIGSGGDNVKDVLPALVCSLEELDDLCTKLVDETLKRKLTLYLSSLGGHNLGDTVHRIFKRLGSNGVWSQYSLKRRKGKLAFTDLPICKVVNRAYLRYFTVAKLSEEECEIRETLKHATKRKGAPKYKEPEPKRPMRHKCLVQESSDSDD, encoded by the exons ATGGTAAACCTACTGCAATCTGTAGCTTGTGCTATAGGGTCAGGAGGGGATAATGTGAAAGATGTGTTGCCAGCTCTAGTATGCAGTTTAGAGGAGCTGGATGACCTGTGCACTAAACTGGTTGATGAAACATTGAAAAGGAAATTG ACACTGTATTTGTCATCTTTAGGAGGGCACAACCTTGGAGACACAGTTCATAGGATTTTTAAAAGGCTTGGGAGCAATGGTGTGTGGTCACAATACAgcttaaagagaaggaaaggaaagctagCATTTACTGATCTTCCTATCTGCAAAGTTGTCAACC GAGCATACTTAAGATACTTCACTGTGGCAAAATTATCTGAAGAAGAATGTGAAATTAGAGAGACCCTAAAGCATGCAACTAAAAGAAAAGGTGCCCCAAAGTACAAG GAACCTGAGCCTAAGAGGCCTATGAGACACAAGTGTTTAGTACAAGAGTCATCAGATTCTGATGACTAG